Proteins encoded together in one Chelonoidis abingdonii isolate Lonesome George chromosome 1, CheloAbing_2.0, whole genome shotgun sequence window:
- the NAGA gene encoding alpha-N-acetylgalactosaminidase, translating into MKLAASVSGLALVACALALENGLMRVPPMGWLAWERFRCNTDCKTDPDNCISEKLFVDMIDRLADDGWKELGYVYVNIDDCWMAKKRDAMGKLIPDPERFPSGIKALADYAHFRGLKLGIYGDMGNYTCGGYPGTTLDLVEQDALTFAEWGVDMLKLDGCYSSEDEQAQGYPKMAMALNATGRPIAYSCSWPAYRGGLPPKVNYTLLANICNLWRNYGDIQDSWNSILSIVDWFSANQDVLQPMNGPGHWNDPDMLIIGNFGLSDEQSRSQMALWTVLAAPLFMSTDLRTLSRSSREILQNRLMIKINQDPLGIQGRRVLREKSRIEVFLRPLSHSASALVFLSRRTDMPYRYTTSLSKLNFSASAVYEAQDVYSGGIISGLKAGENFTVIVNPSGVVMWYLYPTMYLDQPLDFVRQRPQGKGFHPFAL; encoded by the exons ATGAAGTTGGCAGCCTCTGTCTCTGGCCTGGCCCTAGTGGCCTGTGCCCTAGCTCTGGAGAATGGACTCATGCGGGTGCCCCCGATGGGCTGGCTGGCGTGGGAGAGATTTCGCTGCAACACTGACTGCAAGACGGACCCTGACAACTGCATCAG TGAGAAGCTTTTCGTTGACATGATAGATCGTCTAGCGGATGATGGCTGGAAGGAGCTGGGATACGTGTATGTGAACATAGATGATTGCTGGATGGCGAAGAAGCGGGACGCAATGGGGAAACTGATCCCAGATCCCGAGCGTTTTCCCAGTGGGATCAAAGCCCTGGCAGATTAT GCGCACTTCCGGGGACTGAAGTTGGGCATCTATGGAGACATGGGCAATTACACATGCGGTGGCTACCCAGGCACCACGCTGGACCTGGTCGAACAGGATGCCCTGACCTTCGCGGAGTGGGGCGTGGACATGCTGAAGCTGGATGGCTGCTACTCATCAGAAGATGAGCAGGCCCAGG GCTACCCTAAAATGGCAATGGCCTTGAATGCAACAGGCCGCCCTATTGCCTATTCTTGTAGCTGGCCAGCCTATCGAGGAGGGCTTCCACCCAAG GTGAACTACACCCTCCTGGCAAACATCTGTAACCTCTGGCGTAACTATGGTGACATTCAGGactcctggaacagcatccttTCCATCGTGGACTGGTTTTCAGCAAATCAGGATGTGCTGCAGCCGATGAATGGCCCTGGCCACTGGAATGACCCAGACATG CTGATCATTGGAAACTTTGGCCTCAGTGATGAACAGTCCCGATCCCAGATGGCCTTATGGACGGTGCTGGCCGCCCCACTCTTCATGTCCACGGACCTCCGCACCCTCTCCCGCAGCTCCAGGGAGATTCTGCAGAACCGGCTGATGATCAAAATCAACCAGGACCCCTTGGGAATCCAGGGACGCAGAGTCCTTAGG GAGAAGTCTCGTATTGAGGTGTTCCTGCGCCCGCTTTCCCACTCAGCCAGTGCCCTGGTCTTCCTCAGCCGGCGGACAGACATGCCGTACCGCTACACCACCTCCCTCAGCAAGCTCAACTTCTCTGCCAGCGCCGTGTACGAG GCACAGGATGTGTACAGCGGCGGGATCATCAGTGGCCTGAAGGCTGGAGAGAACTTCACTGTCATCGTTAACCCCTCGGGCGTAGTCATGTGGTACCTCTATCCCACAATGTACCTGGATCAACCCTTGGACTTTGTCAGACAGCGCCCCCAGGGGAAGGGCTTCCACCCATTTGCACTGTGA